A window of Acipenser ruthenus chromosome 32, fAciRut3.2 maternal haplotype, whole genome shotgun sequence genomic DNA:
ataaaactaatttaatCACCTTTAAGGattatgtttttattgacagaaatatatttgatgtatgtgtgtttggcattaaatcaaataaagtcccattggattttgcttgaaaagaggaaacacaaaagatgtttttttaggtttttttttttttttttaaataaagcatttattcaacatgtttgttttttttttacaaaaatacaacacaatacaacacggaatgtttttatttttttgttaaaagaatgacaaaagttaaaatattttctcgttttttttctgtttgttgttgggcTGCCATCTTGGTAAGAGCTTGTCAATTGTCGCATGTGAACACAGCCCCTACCAAaatgtccagtacagtacagtaccgtgctgttagattagactggactgtattgaattagctggctctcagatccccagtacagtaccgtgctgttagattagactggactgtattgaattagatggctctcagatccccagtacagtacagtgctgttagattagactggactgtattgaattagctggcactcagatacccagtacagtaccgtgctgttagattagactggactgtattgaattagctggctctcaggtcaccagtacagtaccgtgctgttagattagactggactgtattgaattagctggcactcagatcaccagtacagtactatgctgttagattagactggactgtattgaattagctggctctcatatctccagtacagtaccgtgctgttagattcgactggactgtattgcattagctggctctcatatctccagtacagtgctgttagattagactggactgtattgaattagctggctctcaggtcaccagtacagtactgtgctgttagattagactggactgtattgaattagctggatctcagatccccagtacagtacagtgctgttagattagactggaatgtattgaattagctggctctcagatcatgagtacagtacagtgctgttagattagactggactgtattgaataaactggctctcagatctccagtacagtgctgttagataagactggactgtactgaattagctggctctcagatccccagtacagtgctgttagattagactggactgtattgaattagctggctctcatatctccagtacagtacagtgctgttagattagactggactgtattgaattagctggctctcagatccccagtacagtacagtgctgttagattagactggactgtattgaattagctggctctcagttccccagtacagtaccgtgctgttagattagactggactgtattgaattagctggctctcagatcccctgtACAGTatagtgctgttagattagactggactgtattgaattagctggctctcagatccccagtacagcacagtgctgttagattcgactggactgtattgaattagctgtctcccagatccccagtacagtactgtgctgttagattagactggactgtattgaattagctggctctcagatccccagtagagtacagtgctgttagattagactggactgtattgaattagctggctctcagatccccagtacagtacagtgctgttagattagactggactgtattgaattagctggctctcagttccccagtacagtaccgtgctgttagattagactggactgtattgaattagctggctctcagatccccagtacagtacagtgctgttagattagactggactgtattgaattagctggctctcagatccccagtacagcacagtgctgttagattcgactggactgtattgaattagctggctctcagatccccagtacagtaccgtgctgttagattagactggactgtattgaattagctggctctcagatccccagtacagtgctgatagattagactggactgtattgaattagctggctctcagatccccagaacagtaccgtgctgttagattcgactggactggattgaattagctggctctcagatccccagtacagtacagtgctgttagattagactggactgtattgaattagctggctctcagattcccagtacagtaccgtgctgttagattagactggactgtattgaattagctggctctcagatcatgagtacagtacagtgctgttagattagactggactgtattgaataaacgggctctcagatctccagtacagtgctgttagataagactggactgtactgaattagctggctctcagatccccagtacagtaccgtgctgttagattcgactggactgtattgaattagctggctctcatatccccagtacagtacagtgctgttagattagactggactgtattgaattagctggctctcagttccccagtacagtaccgtgctgttagattagactggactgtattgaattagctggctctcagatcccctgtacagtacagtgctgttagattagactggactgtattgaattagctggctctcagatccccagtacagcacagtgctgttagattcgactggactgtattgaattagctggctcccagatccccagtacagtactgtgctgttagattagactgtactgtattgaattagctggctctcagatccccagtacagtacagtgctgttagattagactggactgtattgaattagctggctctcagatccccagtacagtacagtgctgttagattagactggattgtattgaattagctggctctcagttccccagtacagtaccgtgctgttagattagactggactgtattgaataaactggctctcagatctccagtacagtgctgttagataagactggactgtactgaattagctggctctcagatccccagtacagtgctgttagattagactggactgtattgaattagctggctctcagatccccagtacagtacagggctgttagattagactggaatgtattgaattaactggctctcatatctccagtacagtacagtgctattagattagactggactgtattgaattagctggctctcagatccccagtacagtacagtgctgttagattagactggactgtattgaattagctggctctcagatcaccagtacagtacagtgctattagattagactggactgtattgaattagctggctctcagatccccagtacagcacagtgctgttagattagactggactgtattgaattagctgtctcccagatccccagtacagtactgtgctgttagattagactggactgtattgaattagctggctctcagttccccagtacagtaccgtgctgttagattagactggactgtattgaattagctggctctcagatccccagtacagtgctgttagattagactggactgtattgaattagctggctctcagatccccagtacagtaccgtgctgttagattcgactggactgtattgaattagctggctctcagatccccagtacagtacagtgctgttagattagactggactgtattgaattagctggctctcagattcccagtacagtaccgtgctgttagattagactggactgtattgaataagctggctctcagatcatgagtacagtacagtgctgttagattagactggactgtattgaattagctggctctcagatatccagtacagtgctgttagataagactggactgtactgaattagctggctctcagatccacagtacagtgctgttagattagactggactgtattgaattagctggctctcatatctccagtacagtactgtgctgttagattagactggactgtattgaattagctggctctcagatccccagtacagtacagtgctgttagattagactggactgtattgaattagctggctctcagatccccagtacagtactgtgctgtcagataagactggactgtattgaattagctggctctcatatctccagtacagtacagtgctgttagattagactggaatgtattgaattagctggctctcagatccccagtacagtgccgtgctgttagattagactggactgtattgaattagctggctctcagatccccagtgcagtacagtgctgtttttaaaatccataaaaatGTTGTAAATCTTAAATTCCTGAGATCTAACACTTATGAaaattaatgaacaaaataaacaaataaatacataaatgaaaaaatcaatacacaactttataaacaaattcctaaaattacacaaATTCAGGCAATCcaacaccttaaaaaaaaaaaaaaaagtacaaagtaacACGGAACAGTCCATTATAGTTAGTATAGGGGGTGATTGGTCTAAGGCtattttgcatattattattatcattattattattattattattattattattattattattattattattatttttacagtattattaCTAGTCCAAACTCCCCCACCCCTCTCTTTGACTGCACCTAAATGGATCAgtcccttcaaaaaaaaaaatagtcattttgcactgaaattaaataaaatacatgcaatttcaaagtaaaaagaaaacagtttcaaattgtaacatctgaaacacattttgtatatatatataatctgtaaacatcttaaaacagttgcagaatatTTTGTAGTGATTTTCATAGCAattaagaaagtcaaagagagagagagagagagagagagagagagagagagagagagagacataaaactgggaaaaaaaggcaaaacactttaaaagaagtgtaatttgtaattcattatgaacagagctgcacagagcaggtctgtaggaaactcaacactgcagagctgcacagagcagttctataggaaactcaacactgcagagctgcacagagcaggtctataggaaactcaagacggcagagctgcacagagcaggtctataggaaactcaacactgcagagctgcacagagcaggtctatatgaaactcaacactgcagagctgcacagagcagttctataggaaactcaacactgcagagctgcacagagcaggtctataggaaactcaagacggcagagctgcacagagcaggtctataggaaactcaacactgcagagctgcacagagcaggtctataggaaactcaacactgcagagctgcacagagcaggtctataggaaactcaacactgcagagctgcacagagcaggtctataggaaactcaacactgcagagctgcacagagcaggtctataggaaactcaagacggcagagctgcacagagcaggtctataggaaactcaacactgcagagctgcacagagcagttctataggaaactcaacactgcagagctgcacagagcaggtctataggaaactcaacactgcagagcagcacagtgaaggtctataggaaactcaacactgcagagctgcacagagcaggtctataggaaactcgacactgcagagctgcacagagcaggtctataggaaactcaacactgcagagctgcacagagcaggtctataggaaactcaacactgcagagctgcacagtgcaggtctataggaaactcaacactgcagagctgcacagagcaggtctataggaaactcaacactgcagagctgcacagagcaggtctataggaaactcaacactgcagagctgcacagagcaggtctataggaaactcaacactgcagagctgcacagagcaggtctataggaaactcaacactgcagagctgtacagagcaggttaaaaggaaagacagatcaacactgcagagctgtacagagcgagtctataggaaagacaacatttcattttttatataactttttagattagttccttttaaaacagtgctttccctgggtctctctcaaacactttcaatgagactccctatcgcacagcagtttcaatgagactccctattacacagcattttcaataagactccctatcacacagcagtttcaataagactccctatcacacagcagtttcaatgagactccctatttcacagcagtttcaataagactccctattgcacagcagtttcaataagaccccctgtcacacagcagtttcaatgagactcatcctatttcacagcagtttcaatgagactccctattgcacagcagtttcaataagaccccctgtcacacagcagtttcaatgagactccctattgcacagcagtttcaatgagactccctatcgcacagcagtttcaataagactccctatcgcacagcagtttcaataagactccctatcgcacagcagtttcaataagactccctattgcacagcagtttcaataagactccctattgcacagcagtttcaataagactccctattgcacagcagtttcaataagactcgttatcacacagcagttttaataagactcattatcgcacagcagtttcaataagactccctatcgcacagcagtttcagtaagactccctattacagagcagttttaataagactcccttttgcacagctgttttaatgagactccctattgcacagcagtttcaataagactccctatcgcacagcagtttcaataagactccctatcgcacagcagtttcaataagactccctattgcacagcagtttcaataagactccctattgcacagcagtttcaataagactccctatcacacagcagttttaatgagactcattatcacacagcagttttaataagactcattatcgcacagcagtttcaataagactccctatcgcacagcagtttcaatgagactccctatcacacagcagtttcaatgagactccctattgcacagcagtttcaataagactccctatcacacagcagtttcaatgagactccctattgcacagcagtttcaataagactcattatcgcacagcagttttaataagactcattatcgcacagcagttttaataagactcattatcacacagcagtttcagagcagagctggtctataggaaactcaacactgcagagcagtaattgaatcgtaatatcttttcaatatagactttaaggggaaattcacaaatgctcttcacatggtttcaggaaaaagaaagtgaagggtgagagagagggagagggtgagagtgagggagagagagaggagaaagagggacgCTTCTGGACAAACGCCTCTGGACTTCCCGTTTGCTTCTTTCAAACAATCCAACTTGTAACAACGAATAGTGGAGTCTTCGTTTTCATATTTCTCCCAGTAGTCTTGCTCTTTAACTTTCGTCAATGTGGACTCAGCTTCGTAACTtttggtttgacttttatctGGACTGATGTAACTGTTGTCTTGCTGTTGTCCTTTCTTTCCATCCAAGCCTTTAGATTTGTCCGAATTCCCCCCGCTTGCCTTGCCCGATTTGGGGAACCACCATCTCGTTCTGGTGCTGAAGGTGTAAGTGACGCGGGCTCTCGGATAGTAAGGCATCATGGGGCAGGGAGCGAAATCGATTTCTCTCAAGAACCTCAAATCTAGACCTTTCCTCTCCTCGGGACCGGCGCAGAGGAGCTCGGAGCTGGAGATCCGGACCTGACGGAACCATTCCCAGAGAGGGCGGGCCTGGCAGGAGCAGCTCCAGGGGTTTCCGTTGAGTCTGAGGAACTGCAGGGATGAGAGATCGGAGAGGGCCGAAGCAGGGAGGTCTGTTAGGGCGTTGTTGAAGAGGAAGAGGGTGGTGAGGTGACCCAGGTCCCTGAAGGCTTTGCGGTTGACCTGTCGCACTCGGTTCTCGTGGAGGAGGAGCCTGTCCAGGTTGACCAGCCCTCTGAAGACATTTTCAGACAGGACTCGGATTTGGTTGCCGTGGAGGAAGAGGTGAGTGAGATTCACCAGGTCTGAGAAGAGATTgtcctgagagggggagagagagggagggggaaggggagggacagagattgatatttggcacatgaaaattcagtactaccaaaaagttgtatgttaaattatataattaaaattatttgtgttatagCTCTCCTGTATGTATCTGCCTCCTGTCACCCCTTCCcccccaggagcagggttgagacagactgtattagataggatagagggggctctccaggagcaggattgagacacactgtattagataggatagagggggctctccaggagcagggttggagacacactctattagataggatagagggggctctccaggagcaggattgagacacactgtattagataggatagagggggctctccgggagcagggttggagacacactgtattagataggatggggggggatgggggggggctccaggagcagggttggagatgcactgtattagataggatgggggggggggctccaggagcagggttggaggcgcactgtattagataggaggtctctctctctctctctctctctctctctctctctctctctctctctctctctctctctctctctctctctctctctcaattcaattcaattcaattcaaattggctttattggcatgacaataaaaataattgtgttgccaaagcacatacatggcataaccaactcaaatatacagacaaagaatttttcttaatactaacagtatccctcctccttctatattaatacagtaaacagaatccctcccttcccctctatatcaaacagtacccccttcccccctctatattaaacagaatcccccctccctcaattatacaataccccctccctccctccctccctctttctatattaaacagaatccctccctccctccctctctcttttccctctctagtgtgacgtgttcacggtctgtccctcaggctatgacaggtctccacgtattgaccagccagtctggctgtgtgtttgtcttcccccagcaggattgacagcttctgggtatcacacatttttgggaattctgggactaaatcacagaatttggggaagaaaatgtcccttatgtttttatatttttcacagtgtgtcaggaagtgaatctctgtctcgacctctcctgtctcacagtgaccacagtgcctgttctccctggccagccaggtttgcctctgtcggcctttttcaatggccaggttgtggtcactgagccggtatttggtcaggatctgcctctgctttgtgtttctgacagttaccaggtattctgccagggtgtaatttctatttagggtccgatagcactctagtttgttttgtgttttagtatttgtatcccaatggtccagataggagtgtttcaggtgttttataatttggtttacactaattggaattgtttttgcagtgctgtcctgaagctgactgatgtcagtgttgctcagctcagtgagcttcaggaccagctggctgaggggactcttttctgggctgagctcttggtattgcagggctttatgatggagtgagtttggatcactagtttttagatgaatccagtattttaatgctcttttttggatgttaataatcaatggataaaggcctaattcagccctgcatgcattgtttggtgtttttctttgtaatctctctctctctctctctctctctgtctctctctcacctggatgtgttgcagcaggttgtcctgcaggtaaaggaactgcaggctgtagagttttttgaagatgtttccgggcagggtccccagctggcagcggtatatgtgcaggctctgcagcttGTCCAGCCCCCGGAAGGAGTCAGGATGGAGGGTGCGCAGGGAGGGGTTATCCCCCAGGTCCAGCTCCTCCAGATCTCGCATGTCGCTGAAGGAATCGGGTTTGATGGAGCTGATGTTGTTGGAGTAGAGCCACAGGAcctgatgagagggagagagagagaggtgggggagagagaggaagatcaTTTTCAAGCTCAATTTCAAGTTACAGTCAAACATgtattaagagacctgcactcaagggacagtcaaatAGTGTCTCTTAAAAGATGGACCCccccatacattttctatttgtctccaaCATCCTACCTTcctgtaattatatatgtatgtttaaaaaactctgtaaaagactgcatatatgaacaaaataagtatgtaattgaattacatttagatTATTGTGTGGGCTTGCACGTTGTTGTTTCGGAGGACAAAAGCTTGAGTGCGTTTGTCtatctccagcctctcccagccgagaaggagtcactgcgggggagatcgcagcagcagcagcagtggtgaggcagacatagtcttaaaaacaatttataaattgggggagaaaagggggttacccataaatgtgaagtgtgaacagggcaagaCGGTACCTGTGTCTGGAAGCCGAAGGACTCTGCCTGCAGCTCTGTGATGCGGTTGTTTTGGAGGAATACTCTCTGGCTGTCATAGGGAATGCCGGCCGGCACCGCCGAGAAgttctgagactggcagctgaccATCATCGGGGAGGggtaacagacacacagcctggggcaggaataggcagggctaggggagcagactgccagccagagcaacagccagacagacaccgagcctgcgtggggagagagaggagagagtgtgagagagcagaagggaggggagagagatagactgatagataaaCAGAATGACAGACAAGACAGAAAGGCAGATAAACCAATATACAG
This region includes:
- the LOC131696836 gene encoding reticulon-4 receptor-like 2, with amino-acid sequence SVWLLLWLAVCSPSPAYSCPRLCVCYPSPMMVSCQSQNFSAVPAGIPYDSQRVFLQNNRITELQAESFGFQTQVLWLYSNNISSIKPDSFSDMRDLEELDLGDNPSLRTLHPDSFRGLDKLQSLHIYRCQLGTLPGNIFKKLYSLQFLYLQDNLLQHIQDNLFSDLVNLTHLFLHGNQIRVLSENVFRGLVNLDRLLLHENRVRQVNRKAFRDLGHLTTLFLFNNALTDLPASALSDLSSLQFLRLNGNPWSCSCQARPLWEWFRQVRISSSELLCAGPEERKGLDLRFLREIDFAPCPMMPYYPRARVTYTFSTRTRWWFPKSGKASGGNSDKSKGLDGKKGQQQDNSYISPDKSQTKSYEAESTLTKVKEQDYWEKYENEDSTIRCYKLDCLKEANGKSRGVCPEASLFLLSLSLTLTLSLSLTLHFLFPETM